In the genome of Campylobacter concisus, the window AAGCAAAAACTACAAATTCTTAAAAATGTAGCTATTGAGTTACCTATCGAAATACTGCATTTTATCGTAGTGCCTATCGCTCTGCTAGTCTGCGACGAAAAAAGCGAGAATTTACCTAAATGGGCAGCGTGGTTCGATGAGAACGACTACGGTATAAACGGAGACGACGGCTGGAAAAACGAGCATTTCTCAAACGGCAAAAATAAAACTTATTGGGCTAGGCTTTGTTGGTTATATCGTAATAGGATAGGAAACTTTAGCGCGAAGTATCTAGGCGTAAAGGTTGAAGATATAGATGCAAGCAGTGTTAAAAGCGTAGGTGATACTCTAGCTACAGAAAACAAAGGAGCAAAAAGCACTCAGTGCCTAGTGACTTGCAGGCTTAAAGATGGACGTGAGCGATTTGGTTATTACAAAGAAATAAGATATGGCAAATCTAAGTTTTATTGCAGGATATATCTCGGGTGGAAGCTTCAAGATATATGTGGGATGAATGAAGAGAACAAAAACACATATCTTGAAGCAGATGATAAGAAGGTGCTTAAAAGTGTTTGGTGTGTAAATCCGTTTAAAATGGTTAAATAGCGAAGCCATCCATAAAGAATTTGGTGGCCATAGTTACCGTCTATTGACGACTGTATTTTTTATAAATTTTATCAAACAAAGGAGACACAATGCAAAAGTACATAGGAATGAAAGAGATCAAATCGATGCCAATGAGCCGTGGAGAATACAACAAACTACGTGGCTGGGAAGTACCTACGGATGAAAATCCAAATGATGATGGCTATCTCATAGAGTATGCTGATGGCAAGAAAAATCATCCAAATTTTGACGGATACATCTCGTGGTCGCCTAAAAATGTATTTGAAGCCACTTATCAAAACATCTCCGAAGGTTTTGATTTTGGCTCTGCAATACGTTTTTTAAAACAAGGTAAAAAGGTAGCTCGCAAAGGCTGGAATGGCAAAGGGATGTTTTTATTTTTAGTCAAAGGATCTAAATTTATCGCAAATCGCGAACCACTTTTATCTATCTTTGGTGAGGGGGAGGAGATTGATTATTGTTCTCACATCGATATGAAGACGGCTGACGATAAGGTTGTGCCGTGGCTTGCTAGCCAAACAGACGTTCTTACTACTGACTGGGTGCTAGTAGAATGAATTTCTTAATTGCAAATAAGCTTTGGTTGATCGTAATTGGTGGGTTAATGGGTGTAATGCTAGGACTTGGAGCTGAAATTTACAGTCTAAAAAATGGTATTAAAGACGCTAAGACTGAACTAAAGGAAGCACAAAACGAACTGGCGATAAAAGAGGCAATTAGTGCAGTTGTTAAAGCAAATCTCGAGGCGTGTAGCGCAAAAATCGAGTTGCAGAACGCTAAATTTAAAGAGCTTGAAATAAAAAAACCTGATGTAAAAAAGGCACAAGAAAAAGCTAGGAGCAAATTTGATGGTATCAAGCCACTGGTTACGCAAAGCTGCGAAGAGAAGCTGGAGCGTTGCGAAAGGATTTTTGATGAGCTGGCACGTTAAGATCACGCTTTTTCTTGTCGCTATATTTTCAGGCTGTGCAAGTAAAGAGCCACAAATCATTAAGCAAACAGAATATCAAGATGTATATATCACAGTATCTTGCATCGATAAAATGCCACAAAAACCAGAGCGAGACAGAAACGATCCAGATAATCAAAAAAAGATAGCAGAGTATTTTAAAGCCTGCGAAGATCTTCTAAAGCAATGTGTGCATGCAAATGTACCGCAATCTAGTGCATCGGTAGCAAAATGGGGAGAAAAAAATGAGCGAGATTAAGCTACTACCAAAAGCAAAAAGCAAAATTAGGCGCTGTTTGGTGCTGTTACTTGGTGGTTTATTTATGGTTGTGTTTAGTGTCGCCCTGTACCGCCTTTATAGCAATATTTTTTACAATAAAGAGATGAAGCTCACAGCTTTGGCCATCACTCAGGGTGTAGTAAATGTTCTATTGAGCCCGGCAAAGATAATTAGTATCTTTAGAGCATAGCCGTGGAATTACACTATTTGTTTTATGTATTAATCATAGGTTGCGCAGGCTCTATCACCGCTTTTATAAAAAATGGTGGTGGAGGCATAAAAATTTTACTCAAACGAACGTGGGATGGCTGTTTTAGTGCATATGTAGTTTATGAGATAGCTTACTTTTTTGCCAAGGATGAACACGTGAGTTTTGCAATTTGTGGTGTGGGTGCTTGGATGGGAAGTGAGGCGCTGATCTTTGTTAGAGACTTTGTATCAAGTAAGGCTGGAAGGAGATACGATGGCTATGACGACTACGGCGGAAATTTTAAACACGAGGAGTTTGGCGATGATAAGTAGTGAGATATTGCAAGGCATACAAGCACAGCGTACCAGATGCACCGTATGGAGTAGAGTTATGGGTTATCACCGTCCAGTAGAGGGCTTTAATATCAGTAAAAAAGGCGAGCATAAAGAGCGAGTATTTTTTGATGAAAATTTTAACACGTCAAAGCAATGTGTTAAAAAATCTTAAAAAAAAGATTAATACAAGGAGTGAATATGGCAGATTTTAACAACGCTTTTCAAATTTTAATGAGTTTAGAGTTTAGTCGCCCCGAAAAAGCTTTACACAAAAATCCTACCGAGCGTGAGTGGACATTTATGGGGATATATCAAAAGTATCATTCAGCCTGGAAAGGTTGGAATGAGATACTTGCTGCGTTAGCTTATGGTGGTGATATCGAAAAAATATCAAGGGTACTGTTTGATAACAAGGATCTTCGTGATGAAGTTTGGAAATTTTACAAGCAAATGTATTGGGATAGGATGAGACTAGGTGAAATTAATAGTCAGTTAAAGGCCAATGAAATGTTTATATTTGGCGTAAATGCCGACACAAAACCTGCCATAAGAGCTGCACAACGAATAGCTGGTGTAGTAGATGATGGCATAATGGGTGAGATAAGCTTGGCTGCTATAAATAAAGTAGATGAAGAGAAATTTGACAAAGAGTTTGATAGAGCGGAGCTTGAACACTATAACATGCTAATTAAACAAAATCCAAATTTAAGAGTCTATGCCAATGGCTGGAGAAGAAGGGCGGAGGCAGTATGACTATTGAAGAATTAGATGAAAAAATAAAAAAACAACAGACACAAATAGATGATCTAAAAAGTAAGGTTTTATCTTACGAGAGCTCATTTGGTGATATAAATAATGCCATAAATGCGCTATCTGGCAGGATAAGTGATATAGAAAATAACGGTATTAAGACGGCTGTTGGTGGTTTACAAGAAGAGGTTAATGTACAG includes:
- a CDS encoding peptidoglycan domain protein translates to MADFNNAFQILMSLEFSRPEKALHKNPTEREWTFMGIYQKYHSAWKGWNEILAALAYGGDIEKISRVLFDNKDLRDEVWKFYKQMYWDRMRLGEINSQLKANEMFIFGVNADTKPAIRAAQRIAGVVDDGIMGEISLAAINKVDEEKFDKEFDRAELEHYNMLIKQNPNLRVYANGWRRRAEAV